The following proteins come from a genomic window of Edaphobacter sp. 4G125:
- a CDS encoding sulfatase/phosphatase domain-containing protein yields the protein MSKSEPITPEESLSEGGKATRRDFLQGALAVAGTLATGIPSAHAAQATTKRPNIVYFLGEGQRADALSIAGHSILKTPNHDRIGKEGMRFTNAFCTNALCAPARASALTGMYSRSTGALSNEHLRQPLPADIPLFTDLLKQAGYEIAILGKVHMHNGVEERNWDYYFGHNDPGNNYENPFFKEGRNGVVGPEKQYHAVYPDDLTTDKALEWLDQDRGDKPFCLLVWFVAPHEPFFRPRRHLDLYNGTPIPKPATFDDDLKGYPGKPQSFIDAENKIGTTNSHVACGSLEGMSKDYYAGLVAVDENIGRVLNNLEKKGILDDTAVLHTSDHGYFLGEWRLFDKRLMHEPSLRVPMMVRYPERIKPGTVRDEMVLDIDIAPTLLDIAGIPTPKHMQGKSMIPLSANADPGFRKEWYYEYYEWPNPEKVAPHRGIRTEQYKLIRYVMNPSEGELYDLKADPGERNNLYNKPEHAAIQTHLEQRLEALRSSVPERQKI from the coding sequence ATGTCGAAGTCCGAGCCGATCACACCTGAAGAATCTCTTTCCGAAGGAGGAAAGGCCACCCGCCGAGACTTCCTGCAAGGCGCGCTCGCCGTCGCAGGCACTCTCGCCACCGGCATCCCCTCGGCTCACGCTGCACAGGCAACGACGAAGCGTCCCAACATCGTCTACTTCCTTGGCGAAGGCCAGCGTGCCGATGCTCTCTCCATCGCAGGACATTCGATTCTGAAGACTCCGAACCACGACCGAATCGGCAAAGAAGGAATGCGCTTCACCAACGCCTTCTGCACCAATGCGCTCTGCGCTCCCGCCCGCGCCTCTGCTCTCACTGGCATGTACTCCCGTTCTACTGGAGCCCTCTCCAACGAACATCTTCGCCAGCCACTGCCCGCCGACATTCCTCTCTTCACCGACCTTCTCAAGCAGGCCGGCTACGAGATCGCTATCCTCGGCAAGGTTCACATGCACAACGGCGTCGAAGAGCGTAACTGGGACTACTACTTCGGCCACAACGATCCCGGCAATAACTATGAAAATCCCTTCTTCAAAGAAGGGCGTAACGGAGTCGTCGGCCCCGAGAAGCAATATCATGCCGTCTATCCCGACGACCTCACCACCGACAAGGCACTCGAGTGGCTCGATCAGGATCGCGGCGACAAGCCCTTCTGCCTTCTCGTCTGGTTCGTCGCTCCGCATGAACCCTTCTTCCGCCCCCGCCGCCATCTCGATCTCTACAACGGCACTCCGATTCCCAAGCCTGCAACCTTCGATGATGACCTCAAAGGTTATCCCGGCAAGCCACAAAGCTTCATCGACGCCGAAAACAAAATCGGCACCACAAACTCTCACGTTGCCTGCGGCTCGCTCGAAGGCATGTCGAAGGACTACTACGCCGGACTCGTCGCCGTTGACGAGAACATCGGCCGCGTCCTCAACAATCTCGAAAAGAAGGGCATCCTCGACGACACCGCCGTCCTCCACACCTCCGACCACGGATACTTCCTCGGCGAGTGGCGTCTCTTCGACAAGCGCCTCATGCACGAGCCTTCTCTGCGCGTTCCCATGATGGTTCGTTATCCCGAGCGCATTAAACCGGGCACCGTGCGCGACGAAATGGTTCTCGACATCGACATCGCTCCAACGCTGCTCGACATCGCCGGTATTCCCACGCCGAAACACATGCAAGGCAAGAGCATGATCCCTCTCTCTGCCAACGCTGATCCCGGCTTCCGCAAGGAGTGGTACTACGAGTATTACGAGTGGCCCAACCCGGAGAAGGTCGCGCCTCATCGTGGAATCCGAACCGAACAGTACAAGCTCATTCGCTATGTCATGAACCCCAGCGAGGGCGAGCTTTACGACCTGAAGGCCGACCCCGGCGAACGCAACAACCTCTACAACAAGCCCGAACATGCTGCCATCCAGACACATCTGGAACAGCGTCTCGAAGCGCTGCGCTCCAGCGTCCCGGAACGGCAAAAGATTTAG
- a CDS encoding penicillin-binding transpeptidase domain-containing protein, which translates to MSNWVRILGGVLLGLVVGSGGEATATTSSRSAKHQSSGTAHAVGGRSRVATKQTSRTTAKTKAATSKVTSTSKVTSTSKVTSKKKVAVKTTASSRRHGTRTKLAVRRTRYYEHFSASSYADNLTLGDVTEGEDSNVRAALIEALGNMNGTALAIDPSNGRILAMVNQKLALSRGAEPCSTIKLTVALAALEEGIIKRDTPVNLGGRYRMNLTDALAHSNNAYFETLGRTLGFERVKHYANEFGLGELAGYHIQGEQLGIYPDEELPAKLGGVGRMCSFGESVSMTPLQLGAIVSAIANGGTLYYLQHPESSIDIATFQPRVKRQLNIAPLIPEIVDGMQGAVMYGTARSLRTSFSEFPVMGKTGTCSNNGTRFGWFGSYADTPNGRLVTVFFLEGGRPTFGPKAAELTGQFYRALWDKSYFQPKSQQTVGALGGAD; encoded by the coding sequence GTGTCGAATTGGGTCAGGATCTTGGGCGGAGTCCTTCTGGGCCTGGTTGTAGGTTCCGGAGGAGAGGCAACGGCGACGACCTCGTCGCGGTCTGCGAAACATCAATCCTCGGGGACAGCGCATGCCGTCGGTGGACGATCGCGCGTTGCCACAAAGCAAACCTCGCGCACCACAGCTAAAACGAAGGCCGCCACAAGTAAGGTCACTTCCACAAGTAAGGTCACTTCCACAAGTAAGGTCACTTCGAAGAAAAAGGTTGCAGTCAAAACGACAGCCTCCAGCCGACGCCATGGGACACGAACGAAGCTTGCAGTCCGGCGGACGCGCTACTATGAGCACTTCTCCGCCAGTTCCTACGCCGACAATCTAACGCTCGGCGATGTAACCGAGGGGGAAGATTCAAACGTTCGGGCAGCTCTGATTGAAGCTCTGGGCAACATGAACGGCACCGCGCTCGCTATCGATCCCTCGAACGGACGCATCCTCGCCATGGTGAACCAGAAGCTTGCGCTCTCGCGGGGCGCGGAGCCCTGCTCCACCATCAAGCTCACCGTCGCCCTCGCAGCCCTGGAAGAAGGAATCATCAAGCGGGATACGCCGGTCAACCTGGGCGGACGCTACCGCATGAATCTCACCGATGCGCTGGCTCACTCGAACAACGCCTATTTCGAAACCCTGGGCCGGACCCTTGGATTCGAACGGGTCAAACACTACGCTAATGAATTCGGTCTCGGTGAATTGGCGGGCTATCACATTCAGGGCGAACAACTCGGCATCTACCCGGACGAAGAACTGCCCGCGAAGCTCGGCGGCGTAGGAAGAATGTGCTCCTTTGGCGAAAGCGTCTCCATGACTCCCCTGCAACTGGGAGCCATCGTTTCCGCCATCGCCAATGGGGGAACGCTCTACTATCTGCAACATCCTGAAAGCTCCATCGACATCGCGACCTTCCAGCCACGCGTAAAGCGTCAACTGAATATCGCGCCTCTGATTCCTGAGATTGTGGATGGAATGCAGGGCGCAGTCATGTACGGCACAGCACGTTCGCTGCGTACCAGCTTCAGCGAGTTCCCCGTCATGGGTAAAACCGGAACCTGCTCCAACAATGGAACACGATTCGGCTGGTTCGGCTCGTACGCCGACACTCCCAATGGAAGACTGGTAACCGTCTTCTTCCTCGAAGGTGGGCGTCCCACCTTTGGCCCGAAGGCTGCCGAGCTCACCGGGCAGTTTTATCGCGCACTCTGGGATAAGAGCTACTTCCAGCCAAAGTCGCAACAGACTGTAGGAGCATTAGGGGGAGCAGACTAG
- a CDS encoding YXWGXW repeat-containing protein — protein sequence MNLSDKIRNVVGAGILGAAFFTGAAFLTPATAHARVFVSVAIAPPVIPVYAQPAMPGDGYIWTPGYWAWTGEGYEWVDGAWVLPPYVGALWTPGYWGYGSSGYFWNAGYWGPTVGYYGGVNYGFGYFGVGFYGGYWGGGHFWYNRCYNRFGPGYRGGYVYNRPYAGHFDGRPGGSSWVNRGNNYAGNRGSYFNNRGNNYASGTRNGFTNVSATRGSRGSFDRNNFRGTTGSQHNFGNNGQNFNRGSAPSQNYNNRSFSSPSQGYGNRGGYASNQARPSFGGNSGSFRGNSGGFSSAPRGGYSGGGFHGGGGGGGFHGGGGGGFHGGGSGHGGGGHR from the coding sequence ATGAACCTCTCCGATAAAATTCGCAACGTTGTAGGCGCTGGCATTTTAGGGGCGGCCTTCTTTACTGGCGCAGCGTTTCTAACTCCTGCGACCGCACACGCTCGAGTCTTCGTCTCTGTTGCAATCGCTCCACCCGTAATCCCTGTATATGCTCAGCCCGCAATGCCGGGTGACGGCTACATTTGGACCCCCGGTTATTGGGCCTGGACTGGCGAAGGCTATGAGTGGGTCGACGGCGCCTGGGTGCTTCCTCCCTACGTCGGTGCGCTCTGGACCCCCGGCTACTGGGGATATGGCTCCAGCGGATACTTCTGGAACGCCGGTTACTGGGGTCCCACTGTCGGTTACTACGGCGGAGTCAACTATGGCTTCGGCTACTTCGGTGTAGGTTTCTACGGCGGATACTGGGGTGGAGGACACTTCTGGTACAACCGTTGCTATAACCGCTTCGGCCCTGGCTATCGTGGCGGTTACGTCTATAACCGTCCTTATGCCGGCCACTTTGACGGACGCCCTGGAGGTTCAAGCTGGGTCAACCGCGGCAATAACTACGCCGGAAATCGCGGGTCGTACTTCAATAACCGTGGCAACAACTACGCCTCGGGAACCCGCAACGGATTCACCAATGTCTCCGCAACGCGTGGTTCCCGTGGTTCCTTCGACCGCAATAACTTCCGCGGCACGACCGGTTCGCAACATAACTTTGGCAACAACGGCCAGAACTTCAACCGCGGCTCGGCTCCTTCGCAGAACTATAACAACCGCAGTTTCTCCAGCCCGTCACAGGGCTATGGAAACCGTGGTGGATACGCCAGCAACCAGGCACGCCCCAGCTTCGGCGGCAACTCCGGTAGCTTCCGTGGCAATAGTGGCGGCTTCAGCAGCGCGCCCCGTGGCGGTTACAGCGGCGGTGGATTCCACGGCGGCGGCGGTGGTGGCGGATTCCATGGCGGCGGCGGTGGTGGTTTCCACGGCGGTGGCAGCGGCCATGGTGGTGGCGGTCACCGATAA